The DNA window taaaaaatccattccaggtttgctggatcagccagattCACTggtgtaagtgtatcctctctagctttggagagctgtaataaatcgggcccattagCTCAACGAGGCTAGTATCCTCTTTTTGCATAGGAATAAGGGGGTGTTGAAGCCTAGGAGTTCCTTCCTAAGGGTGATTTAATCTTTACCCAGGACATAGCAGTATAAGGGAGTTGGAGGTATGCCTTTCTGGACACACATTTTTCCTTTCACAACATGTGTCATTAATTTGACCTATGCGATTCACCAGTAGAATCGAATCGTGATATGTTTGCATCATGAAAAATACCTTCACAGAAAAATGTGAATGCACTTAaaaaatttattacattataaaaaattattttttcttccaagtgttttacattttttcataatttaatacATGACCGCACGTTTTGCAAGTCTTTTTGTACATATCTTCTTCAATATGTTCCTCTGGGCCATACTCATGTTGGTGACCAGCAGTGTCTTTTTTCCATAAGCTGCTGCGGACAGCACGGCGTAGTTCTtggacacaaaataaaatgtgtaaatacagtGGTCCAGTCACAATAGTcaagaaacagaaaaagcagtataaaaaaaaagctccagTTTAAAGACAAAGCCCCCCACCTCCTACACACTCGTATTGTTCTACTTCTAAATTGAGGACTCGTTTACCTAAAGTACTGGTAATGAGAAATCAACTGCCATTAAAATTCAGTCAGTTATGAACAACCTGGAAGAACAAATCTGCTACAGCAAGACCTGGAAGGTCTAGGTCTCTGTAAGGAAAATATTAGAGGTCAGAAAATAACTCTTTGTAGAGTGATTTCTCTTTTTAGTGAATCAATCCTTTAAAACACCAGCTAAGCTCTTTATTACTACTGTAGTGTACACAAACTTGTAGAGTTACATATTAAGAAACTGGCAAGTTTGAAATTATATATACGCACGCAAAAGGACTTTAACACATAGATATTTACATCCTCCATAATTCTGCATTCTTTTTTCATTAGCGAGTGTTCTTTCTCCCATAAAATAGGAGTTTATGTACCAACCACAGCTTTGCActttaccttttacttttttgtcaaaccgcttttgtttcattttattccGATTGTCTACTCGAGCTTCTTTAGCTTCTTCAAGAGCTTCCTCAGTGTCCCATACTTCTAAGGAACGCTTAACTatctaaaattttaaagcagatttactGTCAgagcaaataaagaaaaggaatattAAACGATTGCACAGCACTGTGGAGAAGTCAGATTATTATCTAAAACCACACCATCTACTAAATGACTTTATTGTAGCTTTACAGAATGAATGTTGACTTTAAATGACAAATATCACAAAGTAACagcaaactgtaaaaatgtttttatacctgtAATTTTAGATACAACTTCATATCACCCCATTGAGAATTATGAGGgtttttcttcaaaataaatttCAGCACAGGCTCTCGTTTATCAATATCACAGTCTTTTAGCAGATACTCCTTTTTGGCTTCTGTCCTTGTTATAAGCTTGTGCTTTTCTTCTGAATCcctaaagaattattttttaatataaaaagataaaaaaaaatgttggcaaattATATCTAGAAGGAGACAGAATTTAGATGCACAAACTGGCTGGTCTAGACACCTAGGACCTCAAGGTGTAACTGAAGTCATCATATGGGCATATTATAGGGCCCCTTGCCCAGGCTTATCTAACTTCTCACCAATCCACAAATCCAGAAAGATATCGCTTAACAGACACGAGAAGTATATTCCTGCTTTACCCAAACATGCATTTTGCATGCCAATTTATTCCTATTCCAAGTGCCCAGGGCAAACAGAACATGCACAAGCCTGGCTGGAAATGATTTTACAAAGGGCTGTGCAATGTTGTGAGCAATATTTATCAGGATCTGAGACAGGTAATAATATGCATGGGCAGGGGGAACTGGGAGTGGTCGGTGGGGCTACTATACATATGTAATCAGAACAtttgcaatatgaaaaaaataaaataggtaagtAGACGTTACTTTCTGAAAAACACTAATTCATTTTAGAATTACAATGATATGCAGAttctgattatatattttttcattctcATGGCACTCCCATCAATCAGTGAGACTATCAGATTAAAAGACCGATAGGTGGCAaggcaatgtaaatgtaaaggtcTATCTTTGAGTCCACTGCGTGTTGTGACATACAATGTTTGGCGAAGATAACCTCcccatatttttaacattgtagAATATAAACTGAGttgtttgtaaatttatttttaggggCTTTATTCTAAATGGAGTTCATACAAATACAGTGTATGCcataactttattttacatgctGAAATATGGAAGTATgtacatgatttaaaaaaaaataagacagaaaATTAATCATGATTGCTTCATTTCAGCCTTTGGAAAAAGAATTCCAGAAATCAAAATACTAGGATGAAAAACAAGATCAATTACCTGCATGCATCACATACAGCCAAGTCAAAATGATTGCTCAAGTAAGAATCCATAAAATCTTTGCCGCACTCCTCACAAATTAAATAATCAAATTCCAGCACAGGACCTGCAATGTGACAAAGTATTCTGTTTTGGTGATAGTAAATTAATTTATGTTAGACTGTGAAAGCAATCAAATGATCTGCTTACAATTCAGGCTGGCAATGTGCACGTTTTGGTTAGGGAACCTAAAGGCTGAGGATACTTGTATATCTTGCCATGGACCTGATTactacagtataataaaaaatggaattagGTTTACAAATCTTCATATTTCAATAGTCCTCACATTCACTTCCAAAGACTGAACAATCAAGggttttaaagctaaaattcattttattataaacagttCTCTTGCTTACCACCAATGTCATCACAAGTTAATGCTGAAATGTAGCATAAAAGTAACACTTTATAAGGTTACTAACTAACTGAACATTAAAATGTGGCCCTATAGGGTTCCTAAGTTATGGAAAAAGCCTGCTGCAAATGAGATTTCTTTAAATTGGAACGCCacacaaatagataaaaaatacatagtcaataatattaataatcgcCTATATCCAGTCCAAGGCTCAGTCCTTGGTCCACTTTTCTTCTCCATCAAGACAAGTCGTATTTTCAGAACCAAGTAAGCAATGGCAACTTACTTAATTTTTCTGTGAATGATCCATTTTATATTCTGACCTTGGATACTTGTCCAGCTATTAACTATATGGTTCAAGGGTAACCCACAGAATCAAGCTATTAACCTAGATTGCCctcaccctatttttttttcttaattgggCAGGACTCTGTTTCATCTCTTTCCTCCTTCAAGCTATGTGATTGGTCAACACCCTCCTCCCTAACATAGCTTGATATTGTTGTATAATGACTTGCTAATCGTCACATACCCTCTGATTGTGTTCTATAGCACTGTATTATGTGGGTTACCCTTGAACCATATAGCTTTATGTATACGTAATTTGTATCATTGTAATTcctagcactatataaatcaataataataaatagaagttTTACCTGGTTGATGAACCACATTTTCTACTGGCTTTTCTTCAGTTTGCTCTTCTTCTATAAAGAATCCTCCACCCGAATCAACAATCCTTGAAGGAGGCTTCACAGTTGACATTCCTGTGTAAGAATTGTTTTAACAGTTAAGATGTTTGTAAACAATAAGACATTTTGTAAGTTTCTAgctataataatttaaaatgattaaagcgtacctaaactcagaatttttacttttcataaaagggtttaaaaaaataaataaataaaagggtgcagcaccgccccttttaTTCTagatcacctaggcaatcaagtAGGCAATCAAGAttattgggagtgcagagcctcccgggatacctacttcacgcatcccaggaggctcttggctgctccttctgcgcatgcccaagcatcttgggcatgcgcagaaggagcactttcatcaatagaaaaatattgctgatctcactgctctcTCTCATTGCTGATGCATGCAATTTTTCCCCCAAtcttcgtcacctgatctcccacctgcacagtacgagatcgggtgacgcaggaagaagagagaagatgtcggaGCCTGGGGCTCACTCTGCGccaggccgaagacagataccaggacgatgcaggacccgatggaagaaacttcccgtCAGATGGACGgatttgcgggattgaaggtaattgtgtgttttttttgttttggatttacttctgctttaaagggtCAGTTTTACCAAAAGTTATACTGCATTATAAGTGTATTTTGAGTTGAGTCACCTACTGGATTTTAATACATGTTTAGGACATTAGCAATGAGATATACCTGCTTTAGGGGCTGATTCTATGATCCATGTTATCTATCATAGTGCATTAGAACTGcagttttcaaaatataaatgaaaaatgtaagtaaaaatgatATCAAGAAGAGTGAACCATCAGTAATGAGTGCATAAAGTGTGTAGGGCAGAGAATTTGAGCATAGAGATGACCACTTCTGAGACATAAGAGCTCATGTAACTCTTTAGTATCTGTCATTATTGATTATCTAATTTATCTGACTTTttgaagcacttttttttcaccattttctgAATCTTCGTGTAGCTCTAGAAAGACATGGTCATGGCAAGCTAACAAATACGCTATGATGGGAGCACATAAACATTACTGTCATGGTGTAATCACCTTCACCAGTTGGGTAAGGCCTGCAGGCTAGCCGAGCTTGTCTTAACATCAGTGCCCTTTGTCTATTACGCTCTATTTTAGCTCGGACAGCTGCTGGAAGtatcttctcttcctcctgttgAGGTTCTGTGACTTCCTCAGAGGCCATCTCTGCTTTTCTATATTCTGTGTACAGTGAATCTGCAAGGTAAAATAGTTATTCACCACTGACattgaaaacaaacacatataataacttatttattatatatacttgtCTATAAATTGTAAGTGAATGAAGCCACTGTATAGATGGAAGTGTGTCCAAGATTACCATATAAATAGAAAAtgcctgaaagaaaaaaaaactaatgcagcctctACTTTAAGGACTGGTAATCAGTTTTTGTGTTGAAAGCAGTGCTGGTTCTGAAGCACACATTGACCTGTAATATACTTCTGTGTAATATTCTCCCCAACTAACACTGATCCAAGAAGCAGAACATGCACACCTCTCAGCACCACATATACACCTCATTTGTAACAAGGCACAGCTATcatgacaagttcactttacaGGGCCTGGGGACAACCATCATATTTCTCTGAATTCCTTTATTTGTTCTTGTTGTGTATGTGGGTCAGGAAGCAAAGCCAATTCTTAGCAATGGGATGGGGATGGCTGGGAAtcaatttaaagcgtacctaaactcagagtttttactttacataaaagggtagacaaaccttttgtttaaagtaaaattttgtttgttggtgttttttttaagtgcaacaccgaccccttaattctcgatcacctaggccaggggtctgcaaactacggcctagccggtaatttgttctggcctaacaccccctggccaatTTGGCCTAATGCCGGCAAGCAACCCGCGGCAGAGCCAGAGCCtctgtgtggtggctcccttccctatttaccatggccgtcATTAACACTAATGCCGCCGGGGTATATAGAGAACATGcgtgcagaggagagggatttcctttcaggggtgttccctctcttctgtatgcattgcagaggagagagatttcccttcagggggtgttcttggtgtgggcagagccattagggcgggactcagggGAGCCTAATGTGCTCCTGCCTAtccttgaaatggcctagtggccaaaaaaagattgctgacctctggcctaggcattagggaatgaatgggagcgtaaaccctcccgggatacctacgccacgcatcccaggaggctcttggctgctccttctgcgcatgcctgagcatcttgggcatgcgcagaaggagccctttcatcaatagggaaaaaaattgccgatcacacgcatgcgcagtgtgagatcaggtgaagtaggaagaacatggaagaagacaagagaagatggcggtgtctgTCGCTAACTCTGTgccgggctgaagacagataccgggatgacgcgggacctgatagaagaaacctcccaacggatcgactgctctgctgGATAGaaggtgtgattttattgttttggatttatttacactttaaggtAGCAGTAACAGTAATATATCTGCTTCTATATCAATATCCTTACATGCTCtctgtagtaataataatacacataatataGTTATGTTGTAACAGCTCTTTAATGCCACAAAATTCAATGCTTTACAAACAAGTTTATAtcataatatctatatatatatatatcttactgCCTATTACCAACACTTTTATGTCAAGAGAAATCATTACagcatataaata is part of the Pyxicephalus adspersus chromosome 3, UCB_Pads_2.0, whole genome shotgun sequence genome and encodes:
- the XPA gene encoding DNA repair protein complementing XP-A cells → MASEEVTEPQQEEEKILPAAVRAKIERNRQRALMLRQARLACRPYPTGEGMSTVKPPSRIVDSGGGFFIEEEQTEEKPVENVVHQPGPVLEFDYLICEECGKDFMDSYLSNHFDLAVCDACRDSEEKHKLITRTEAKKEYLLKDCDIDKREPVLKFILKKNPHNSQWGDMKLYLKLQIVKRSLEVWDTEEALEEAKEARVDNRNKMKQKRFDKKVKELRRAVRSSLWKKDTAGHQHEYGPEEHIEEDMYKKTCKTCGHVLNYEKM